GCGCTCCTCTGATTGACATTTGCGCCCCAAAACTATATATTGGCGCCATGACAAGAGCACGGAAACGTTTTCGGCCTATTTTTATTTGGGGTTGGATTTTTCCGGTAATTATCACGATTGCTTTGCTTCTTTCAGGCTGTTCCAAAAGCACCGGGCCGGACAACGCCCCGCCGGTCATAAAGGAGATTACGGCCAACCCTGATTTTGCGCTTCCCGGCTCACAGATTCAACTGGTTGCAGATGTGTTTGATCCCGATGGTGATCCCGTTAAATTAAAATGGTCAACCTATAAGCGGGCCGGGAAATTTACTCCGGATACCAGCGAATCAACAATGTTGAGTGTCTCGAGCGCCCTGTTATCGGGAATGAAATTGAAATTGACCCTTCTGGCGACCGACGGCCATGATTCGACATATGCCGACAAATGGATTCAGATTGACACCGGCAACACTGTTTCGGGCTATGTCTATCACCCCTCAACAGCCATTCCGATTTCGGGGGCGATCGTGACAATGGCCGATCGGGCCGATACCTGCGACACGGCCGGGTATTATATATTGCCCAGTGTTGCCAGTGGCAGCTATACTCTGGAAGCAACCCTGGCCGGTTATGGCCCTTATTCCGCTCTTATGGAAGTGAATGGGAATATTGATCGGAATATCTATCTTCAGAGTGAATATTATACGACCATTTTGAGCGGCAACGTTCTTACTATGGAAGGAAGTGTTTTGCCGGGGGCGCATGTTTCGGTATTGAATCC
This is a stretch of genomic DNA from Candidatus Zixiibacteriota bacterium. It encodes these proteins:
- a CDS encoding carboxypeptidase-like regulatory domain-containing protein, which gives rise to MTRARKRFRPIFIWGWIFPVIITIALLLSGCSKSTGPDNAPPVIKEITANPDFALPGSQIQLVADVFDPDGDPVKLKWSTYKRAGKFTPDTSESTMLSVSSALLSGMKLKLTLLATDGHDSTYADKWIQIDTGNTVSGYVYHPSTAIPISGAIVTMADRADTCDTAGYYILPSVASGSYTLEATLAGYGPYSALMEVNGNIDRNIYLQSEYYTTILSGNVLTMEGSVLPGAHVSVLNPDGFSSDLVSVADFQGGYAIDGIPVGLRQLVIQNWGNPVYDLYPDTIEVEVAPGGTRFNLIGRIRRIAFESIGIASPQLWKLENDGAYQAWKIDTAGNCYRFDFPKMTDFGKLAMASAVSIPLGSKDVHWIIEADLVEAATDVYFSIDGFFVYGNTIGGGTRKVMIDSPIDISQSYLIGHSVAVEFYVWQERAGIPGRAGLNRFSIYYYR